The Arachis hypogaea cultivar Tifrunner chromosome 16, arahy.Tifrunner.gnm2.J5K5, whole genome shotgun sequence genome contains a region encoding:
- the LOC112755422 gene encoding uncharacterized mitochondrial protein AtMg00810-like, whose product MMCKVQHLLESMFKLKVLGDLKYFLGLELARLPEGIVLSQRKYTLSILEDTNFVDAKPSSLPMETNLRMSAFDGDPLHDPSTYRRIIRRLMYLTISRPDITYAVSTLSQFLSKPTTTHLTALHHLLRYLKGSVGQGLLFSAKSELQLMAYANADWAGCPDTRRSVTGYCVFIGDSLISWRSKKKQHTVSRSSAESEYRAMAAVAAELTWLKGLLSDFQVDIPSSMLFCDSQSAIHIATNPTFHERTKHIEIDCHFVRERVMAGFLNLLHVRTQYQLADVFTKPVTLAQFNNLISKKGSELDDGGKKKMNKKASTGGRLKTKDGLATTHTRI is encoded by the exons ATGATGTGCAAGGTACAACACTTGTTAGAATCTATGTTTAAACTCAAGGTTTTAGGTGATTTAAAGTACTTTTTGGGGCTGGAACTTGCAAGATTACCTGAAGGCATTGTCCTTAGTCAAAGAAAGTACACCTTGAGCATATTGGAAGACACCAACTTTGTTGATGCTAAGCCGAGTTCCTTACCTATGGAGACAAATCTGAGGATGAGTGCCTTTGATGGGGACCCATTGCACGATCCTTCTACTTATAGGCGTATAATTAGGAGGCTAATGTACCTTACAATATCACGCCCCGACATCACATATGCTGTCTCCACATTGAGCCAATTTCTATCCAAACCAACCACCACTCATCTTACTGCTCTCCACCACTTACTGAGGTACTTAAAAGGGAGTGTGGGACAAGGCCTTCTCTTCTCTGCCAAGTCAGAACTGCAACTTATGGCATACGCTAATGCTGATTGGGCAGGTTGCCCGGACACTAGAAGAAGTGTCACTGGTTACTGTGTTTTCATTGGTGATTCCCTTATCTCCtggagatcaaagaagaagcAACACACTGTCTCAAGGTCTTCCGCTGAATCTGAATACCGGGCTATGGCAGCAGTGGCAGCTGAATTAACCTGGTTGAAAGGTCTTCTCTCTGACTTTCAAGTTGACATCCCATCTTCTATGCTCTTTTGTGACTCACAATCAGCCATCCACATTGCAACGAATCCCACATTTCATGAGAGAACAAAGCATATCGAGAtcgattgtcactttgttcgagAGCGAGTGATGGCAGGATTTCTGAATCTCCTTCACGTTCGGACACAATACCAACTAGCTGATGTGTTTACTAAGCCTGTAACTCTAGCTCAGTTCAATAATCTCATTTCCAA GAAGGGAAGTGAGCTCGACGATGgtgggaagaagaagatgaacaaaAAGGCGAGCACTGGCGGCCGTTTGAAGACGAAAGATGGCTTGGCAACAACACACACAAGGatttga